One part of the Dysidea avara chromosome 10, odDysAvar1.4, whole genome shotgun sequence genome encodes these proteins:
- the LOC136237001 gene encoding WD repeat-containing protein 11-like isoform X2 — MRVLSQTIPGVRHQQNKMASAWGNHSLIAYGCQSNVIIVDSRTAQMVQTLIHHKATVTQVCWCEDMHQHSMSTPYCLKLCSVDSSGVCVTWDVAMGTVLCEFNIGSKSVVDMKWLHTNDACRDLVALLVSPNTLFIWNAERGTKVAKCTFYETVIQLAFDPFNPSFLVLLSPECLIFVDDFSPTHGSHGPGKKFFMSSHNINSSQVSKPKSRRLLSAESLKTEENVPLVDCLQVSFVNSHRNHLLVLYPKEILILDLSIMQAVGSVFLERNTSPFLQVFTCKQRNILYCLHENGCVSVRSCQYQSLPDSVSPSPSETEQLEVSYIVQAISEPLRISRISTVHELLVCPMSELKVAVLMSDGKLLLWEVEMDVSDGADCRGLIAPLPSTAESQLVSLEEEENGAKSDDSIDGPPLCLSDLISPLWYTPSADANHRKVCIRLLLLGVASGISATPTSIRMCPPLTTKNWPYYTPVVAVGTASGSVLLYKLNTSCLYKDICIHSHRVAGIEWLSLHAIITFVHSPPNQAGLCRNEVALTDIQTGQVTYFRKSKQEESAISFIRVSPQKNYLVIVFVPDKPLEIWDARTLTLLKELPAQNPIFPAVEWSQSHLKTILKKSTDMSTVNYDIALEGADSYKGAVVVPREIITFVDTDGACYHVSVEGNKIKNMTPTPNYLSMSNVTTMAWKGDLMVVGDSDGNVLYQDTKNGQSRTIASAKGSVKKIRFAPGKGNTKILILYNNRVDVRDALEEEVCGQIKWGRGEACVEDADWASSDKPVLLTSDGCVHVSDCNLQISNNVEMSSRELEEPLFCPHVGMAQASLQLKCLLQHQPWSLEYNIENDDFDDSDNVQKNIKHLLAVLPLDMKDHLYNAPFGIPQRCLLTAMLFGDTVEIDFWTVALHCLSREQARMKDPNYAPSYNVPKIINPSEDIICPDASASTAIGAASIKHQSVEDLLGMSNSQTDGQTWEEAKAEMDKSLLKTLAPLDLCYDVIIDAKFYRSLQLDTILLHNSKRHLYEHNQKCSTNLLLLGQTDRAVQMLLETDPSNSNYITDLLKACLAATIRSSGASQSTIKVVATNLIANSRLMEGVQLLCLIDKGLDACRYLQAYGYWETAAWLAKSSLSDRDCADVFIRWADHLVSPAVNQRLKALLVLLSIGHFKRVIETLHNMRYISLAALFSEACLQFGMLQADQPQNLLLETVFGEYARYLHSIGFSRAMRHYCSMAGPTGDKLLDQYITSTSSHKLS; from the exons ATGAGGGTTTTGTCGCAGACTATCCCTGGTGTACGCCACCAGCAAAACAAAATGGCATCCGCTTG GGGTAATCATTCTCTCATTGCATATGGATGTCAGAGTAACGTAATTATTGTGGACTCCAGAACAGCCCAG ATGGTTCAGACCCTAATCCATCACAAGGCCACTGTGACACAA GTGTGTTGGTGTGAGGACATGCACCAGCACTCGATGTCGACACCGTATTGTCTGAAGCTGTGCTCTGTCGACAGTAGTGGAGTATGTGTGACATGGGATGTGGCCATGGGGACTGTATTGTGTGAGTTTAACATAGGATCAAAGTCAGTGGTGGATATGAAATGGCTACACACTAAT GATGCTTGTAGAGATCTAGTAGCACTATTGGTATCTCCTAATACCTTGTTTATTTGGAACGCGGAACGAGGGACCAAAGTGGCTAAGTGTACTTTTTACGAGACTGTGATACAACTAGCATTTGATCCATTCAACCCTTCATTTCTAGTGT TGTTGTCACCAGAGTGTTTGATCTTTGTGGATGACTTCTCGCCAACTCATGGATCACATGGGCCAGGAAAGAAATTCTTTATGTCTTCTCACAACATCAACTCTTCTCAGGTGTCAAAACCCAAGTCTAGAAGACTATTATCTGCAGAAAGCTTAAA GACAGAGGAAAATGTACCTTTAGTTGACTGTCTACAAGTCTCATTTGTCAACTCACACAGGAACCATTTGTTAGTGCTGTATCCTAAAGAGATCCTAATTCTTGACttgagcataatgcaagcagtTGGCTCCGTCTTTCTGGAGAGAAACACTTCACCATTTCTGCAAGTGTTTACCTGTAAGCAGCGTAACATACTATACTGTCTTCATGAGAACGGTTGTGTCAGTGTGCGCAGTTGCCAATATCAAAGCCTTCCTGACAGTGTGTCACCATCTCCATCGGAAACAGAACAGTTAGAAGTTAGTTACATAGTTCAGGCAATTTCAGAGCCTTTAAGGATCAGTCGTATCTCCACGGTGCATGAGCTATTAGTGTGTCCAATGAGTGAACTGAAAGTAGCTGTATTAATGAGTGATGGGAAATTGTTACTTTGGGAAGTGGAGATGGACGTAAGCGATGGTGCAGATTGTCGAGGACTCATTGCCCCGCTGCCCTCCACTGCAGAGTCTCAGCTCGTTTCTCTGGAGGAGGAGGAGAATGGAGCAAAGAGTGATGACAGCATAGATGGTCCTCCATTGTGTCTGTCTGACCTGATATCTCCATTGTGGTATACACCAAGTGCGG ATGCTAATCACAGGAAAGTTTGCATCAGGCTATTGTTGCTGGGTGTGGCTAGTGGAATATCAGCCACGCCCACTAGCATCAGAATGTGTCCACCACTGACGACAAAGAATTGGCCGTACTATACTCCGGTTGTTGCCGTAG GTACTGCTAGTGGGTCAGTGTTGCTGTACAAGCTGAACACAAGTTGTCTCTACAAGGACATCTGTATTCACAGCCACCGGGTGGCTGGAATTGAATGGCTCAGTCTACATGCCATCATCACCTTTGTTCATTCCCCACCCAACCAAGCCGGACTGTGTAGGAATGAAGTGGCTCTTACTGACATTCAAACAG GTCAAGTGACTTATTTTCGtaaaagcaagcaggaagaaaGTGCCATCAGTTTTATCAGAGTATCTCCTCAAAA GAACTATTTGGTAATAGTATTTGTTCCGGACAAACCACTGGAAATATGGGATGCTCGTACTCTCACTCTACTGAAAGAACTTCCAGCTCAAAACCCAATATTCCCAGCTGTG GAGTGGTCACAGAGTCACTTGAAGACAATCCTTAAGAAGAGTACGGACATGTCCACTGTGAATTATGACATAGCTCTGGAGGGTGCAGACAGCTATAAGGGAGCAGTAGTTGTACCACGCGAGATTATCACTTTTGTTGATACTGATGGAGCCTGCTATCATGTCTCCGTGGAGGGGAATAAAATTAAGAACATGACCCCCACTCCTAATTAT TTGAGCATGAGCAACGTCACAACAATGGCATGGAAAGGAGACCTGATGGTAGTTGGGGACTCAGATGGAAATGTACTCTATCAGGATACAAAGAATGGACAGTCAAG GACGATAGCGTCAGCAAAGGGTAGTGTTAAAAAGATTCGATTTGCTCCAGGCAAAGGGAACACAAAGATTCTAATTCTCTACAACAACAGAGTAGATGTTAGAGATGCACTAGAG GAGGAGGTGTGTGGGCAAATAAAATGGGGGCGTGGTGAGGCGTGTGTAGAAGATGCTGATTGGGCATCATCCGACAAACCCGTGTTACTGACATCTGATGGGTGTGTCCATGTCTCTGACTGCAATCTACAGATTTCCAATAACGTGGAGATGAGCTCTAGAGAATTGGAAG AGCCACTCTTTTGTCCTCACGTTGGCATGGCTCAGGCTAGCCTACAGCTGAAGTGTTTACTGCAGCACCAGCCATGGAGCTTGGAATACAACATTGAGAATGATGA TTTTGATGATAGTGATAATGTTCAGAAGAACATCAAACACTTGTTAGCAGTTTTGCCTCT AGACATGAAGGATCACCTGTACAATGCACCATTTGGAATACCACAGCGTTGTTTACTGACAGCAAT GTTGTTTGGAGACACGGTGGAGATTGATTTCTGGACTGTGGCCCTTCACTGCTTGAGCAGGGAGCAAGCAAGAATGAAAGACCCTAACTATgct CCAAGTTACAATGTACCGAAGATTATCAACCCAAGTGAAGACATTATTTGTCCAGATGCATCAGCGTCCACTGCCATCGGAGCTGCTAGTATAAAGCATCAGTCAGTGGAGGATTTGTTAGGAATGAGCAACAGCCAAACTGATGGTCAAACCTGGGAGGAAGCTAAAGCTGAGATGGACAAGAGTTTACTGAAGACGCTTGCTCCGTTAGACTTGtgttatgatgtcatcataGATGCCAAATTTTATCGA AGTCTCCAGTTAGATACTATACTACTGCACAATTCCAAGAGACACTTGTACGAACACAACCAGAAATGTTCAACCAACCTATTACTGTTGGGACAG ACGGACAGAGCAGTTCAGATGCTACTAGAAACTGATCCCTCCAACTCAAACTACATCACTGATCTGCTCAA GGCATGCCTGGCAGCTACAATCCGATCATCAGGTGCATCTCAGAGCACCATTAAAGTTGTTGCCACAAACCTAATAGCCAACTCTCGACTCATGG agGGTGTACAACTGCTATGCTTGATTGACAAAGGGTTGGATGCCTGTCGCTATCTACAAGCTTATGGTTACTGGGAAACTGCTGCGTGGCTAGCTAAG TCATCACTTTCTGACCGAGACTGTGCCGATGTGTTCATACGCTGGGCTGACCACCTAGTCTCCCCTGCTGTCAACCAGAGACTTAAAGCTCTCTTAGTGTTACTGTCCATTGGCCATTTTAAGAGGGTGATAGAGACGTTGCACAACATGCGCTACATCAGTCTAGCTGCACTCTTCTCAGAAGCTTGTCTGCAGTTTGGAATGTTACAAGCTGATCAACCACAGAATT TGTTGTTGGAGACTGTGTTTGGAGAGTATGCTCGCTACCTGCACTCTATAGGTTTCTCCCGGGCAATGCGTCACTACTGCAGTATGGCTGGTCCCACAGGAGATAAACTGTTAGACCAATACATCACAAGTACTTCTTCACACAAACTCAGTTAA
- the LOC136237001 gene encoding WD repeat-containing protein 11-like isoform X1 — MRVLSQTIPGVRHQQNKMASAWGNHSLIAYGCQSNVIIVDSRTAQMVQTLIHHKATVTQVCWCEDMHQHSMSTPYCLKLCSVDSSGVCVTWDVAMGTVLCEFNIGSKSVVDMKWLHTNDACRDLVALLVSPNTLFIWNAERGTKVAKCTFYETVIQLAFDPFNPSFLVLLSPECLIFVDDFSPTHGSHGPGKKFFMSSHNINSSQVSKPKSRRLLSAESLKTEENVPLVDCLQVSFVNSHRNHLLVLYPKEILILDLSIMQAVGSVFLERNTSPFLQVFTCKQRNILYCLHENGCVSVRSCQYQSLPDSVSPSPSETEQLEVSYIVQAISEPLRISRISTVHELLVCPMSELKVAVLMSDGKLLLWEVEMDVSDGADCRGLIAPLPSTAESQLVSLEEEENGAKSDDSIDGPPLCLSDLISPLWYTPSADANHRKVCIRLLLLGVASGISATPTSIRMCPPLTTKNWPYYTPVVAVGTASGSVLLYKLNTSCLYKDICIHSHRVAGIEWLSLHAIITFVHSPPNQAGLCRNEVALTDIQTGQVTYFRKSKQEESAISFIRVSPQKNYLVIVFVPDKPLEIWDARTLTLLKELPAQNPIFPAVEWSQSHLKTILKKSTDMSTVNYDIALEGADSYKGAVVVPREIITFVDTDGACYHVSVEGNKIKNMTPTPNYLSMSNVTTMAWKGDLMVVGDSDGNVLYQDTKNGQSRTIASAKGSVKKIRFAPGKGNTKILILYNNRVDVRDALEEEVCGQIKWGRGEACVEDADWASSDKPVLLTSDGCVHVSDCNLQISNNVEMSSRELEEPLFCPHVGMAQASLQLKCLLQHQPWSLEYNIENDDFDDSDNVQKNIKHLLAVLPLDMKDHLYNAPFGIPQRCLLTAMLFGDTVEIDFWTVALHCLSREQARMKDPNYAPSYNVPKIINPSEDIICPDASASTAIGAASIKHQSVEDLLGMSNSQTDGQTWEEAKAEMDKSLLKTLAPLDLCYDVIIDAKFYRSLQLDTILLHNSKRHLYEHNQKCSTNLLLLGQTDRAVQMLLETDPSNSNYITDLLKACLAATIRSSGASQSTIKVVATNLIANSRLMEGVQLLCLIDKGLDACRYLQAYGYWETAAWLAKSSLSDRDCADVFIRWADHLVSPAVNQRLKALLVLLSIGHFKRVIETLHNMRYISLAALFSEACLQFGMLQADQPQNSVLLETVFGEYARYLHSIGFSRAMRHYCSMAGPTGDKLLDQYITSTSSHKLS, encoded by the exons ATGAGGGTTTTGTCGCAGACTATCCCTGGTGTACGCCACCAGCAAAACAAAATGGCATCCGCTTG GGGTAATCATTCTCTCATTGCATATGGATGTCAGAGTAACGTAATTATTGTGGACTCCAGAACAGCCCAG ATGGTTCAGACCCTAATCCATCACAAGGCCACTGTGACACAA GTGTGTTGGTGTGAGGACATGCACCAGCACTCGATGTCGACACCGTATTGTCTGAAGCTGTGCTCTGTCGACAGTAGTGGAGTATGTGTGACATGGGATGTGGCCATGGGGACTGTATTGTGTGAGTTTAACATAGGATCAAAGTCAGTGGTGGATATGAAATGGCTACACACTAAT GATGCTTGTAGAGATCTAGTAGCACTATTGGTATCTCCTAATACCTTGTTTATTTGGAACGCGGAACGAGGGACCAAAGTGGCTAAGTGTACTTTTTACGAGACTGTGATACAACTAGCATTTGATCCATTCAACCCTTCATTTCTAGTGT TGTTGTCACCAGAGTGTTTGATCTTTGTGGATGACTTCTCGCCAACTCATGGATCACATGGGCCAGGAAAGAAATTCTTTATGTCTTCTCACAACATCAACTCTTCTCAGGTGTCAAAACCCAAGTCTAGAAGACTATTATCTGCAGAAAGCTTAAA GACAGAGGAAAATGTACCTTTAGTTGACTGTCTACAAGTCTCATTTGTCAACTCACACAGGAACCATTTGTTAGTGCTGTATCCTAAAGAGATCCTAATTCTTGACttgagcataatgcaagcagtTGGCTCCGTCTTTCTGGAGAGAAACACTTCACCATTTCTGCAAGTGTTTACCTGTAAGCAGCGTAACATACTATACTGTCTTCATGAGAACGGTTGTGTCAGTGTGCGCAGTTGCCAATATCAAAGCCTTCCTGACAGTGTGTCACCATCTCCATCGGAAACAGAACAGTTAGAAGTTAGTTACATAGTTCAGGCAATTTCAGAGCCTTTAAGGATCAGTCGTATCTCCACGGTGCATGAGCTATTAGTGTGTCCAATGAGTGAACTGAAAGTAGCTGTATTAATGAGTGATGGGAAATTGTTACTTTGGGAAGTGGAGATGGACGTAAGCGATGGTGCAGATTGTCGAGGACTCATTGCCCCGCTGCCCTCCACTGCAGAGTCTCAGCTCGTTTCTCTGGAGGAGGAGGAGAATGGAGCAAAGAGTGATGACAGCATAGATGGTCCTCCATTGTGTCTGTCTGACCTGATATCTCCATTGTGGTATACACCAAGTGCGG ATGCTAATCACAGGAAAGTTTGCATCAGGCTATTGTTGCTGGGTGTGGCTAGTGGAATATCAGCCACGCCCACTAGCATCAGAATGTGTCCACCACTGACGACAAAGAATTGGCCGTACTATACTCCGGTTGTTGCCGTAG GTACTGCTAGTGGGTCAGTGTTGCTGTACAAGCTGAACACAAGTTGTCTCTACAAGGACATCTGTATTCACAGCCACCGGGTGGCTGGAATTGAATGGCTCAGTCTACATGCCATCATCACCTTTGTTCATTCCCCACCCAACCAAGCCGGACTGTGTAGGAATGAAGTGGCTCTTACTGACATTCAAACAG GTCAAGTGACTTATTTTCGtaaaagcaagcaggaagaaaGTGCCATCAGTTTTATCAGAGTATCTCCTCAAAA GAACTATTTGGTAATAGTATTTGTTCCGGACAAACCACTGGAAATATGGGATGCTCGTACTCTCACTCTACTGAAAGAACTTCCAGCTCAAAACCCAATATTCCCAGCTGTG GAGTGGTCACAGAGTCACTTGAAGACAATCCTTAAGAAGAGTACGGACATGTCCACTGTGAATTATGACATAGCTCTGGAGGGTGCAGACAGCTATAAGGGAGCAGTAGTTGTACCACGCGAGATTATCACTTTTGTTGATACTGATGGAGCCTGCTATCATGTCTCCGTGGAGGGGAATAAAATTAAGAACATGACCCCCACTCCTAATTAT TTGAGCATGAGCAACGTCACAACAATGGCATGGAAAGGAGACCTGATGGTAGTTGGGGACTCAGATGGAAATGTACTCTATCAGGATACAAAGAATGGACAGTCAAG GACGATAGCGTCAGCAAAGGGTAGTGTTAAAAAGATTCGATTTGCTCCAGGCAAAGGGAACACAAAGATTCTAATTCTCTACAACAACAGAGTAGATGTTAGAGATGCACTAGAG GAGGAGGTGTGTGGGCAAATAAAATGGGGGCGTGGTGAGGCGTGTGTAGAAGATGCTGATTGGGCATCATCCGACAAACCCGTGTTACTGACATCTGATGGGTGTGTCCATGTCTCTGACTGCAATCTACAGATTTCCAATAACGTGGAGATGAGCTCTAGAGAATTGGAAG AGCCACTCTTTTGTCCTCACGTTGGCATGGCTCAGGCTAGCCTACAGCTGAAGTGTTTACTGCAGCACCAGCCATGGAGCTTGGAATACAACATTGAGAATGATGA TTTTGATGATAGTGATAATGTTCAGAAGAACATCAAACACTTGTTAGCAGTTTTGCCTCT AGACATGAAGGATCACCTGTACAATGCACCATTTGGAATACCACAGCGTTGTTTACTGACAGCAAT GTTGTTTGGAGACACGGTGGAGATTGATTTCTGGACTGTGGCCCTTCACTGCTTGAGCAGGGAGCAAGCAAGAATGAAAGACCCTAACTATgct CCAAGTTACAATGTACCGAAGATTATCAACCCAAGTGAAGACATTATTTGTCCAGATGCATCAGCGTCCACTGCCATCGGAGCTGCTAGTATAAAGCATCAGTCAGTGGAGGATTTGTTAGGAATGAGCAACAGCCAAACTGATGGTCAAACCTGGGAGGAAGCTAAAGCTGAGATGGACAAGAGTTTACTGAAGACGCTTGCTCCGTTAGACTTGtgttatgatgtcatcataGATGCCAAATTTTATCGA AGTCTCCAGTTAGATACTATACTACTGCACAATTCCAAGAGACACTTGTACGAACACAACCAGAAATGTTCAACCAACCTATTACTGTTGGGACAG ACGGACAGAGCAGTTCAGATGCTACTAGAAACTGATCCCTCCAACTCAAACTACATCACTGATCTGCTCAA GGCATGCCTGGCAGCTACAATCCGATCATCAGGTGCATCTCAGAGCACCATTAAAGTTGTTGCCACAAACCTAATAGCCAACTCTCGACTCATGG agGGTGTACAACTGCTATGCTTGATTGACAAAGGGTTGGATGCCTGTCGCTATCTACAAGCTTATGGTTACTGGGAAACTGCTGCGTGGCTAGCTAAG TCATCACTTTCTGACCGAGACTGTGCCGATGTGTTCATACGCTGGGCTGACCACCTAGTCTCCCCTGCTGTCAACCAGAGACTTAAAGCTCTCTTAGTGTTACTGTCCATTGGCCATTTTAAGAGGGTGATAGAGACGTTGCACAACATGCGCTACATCAGTCTAGCTGCACTCTTCTCAGAAGCTTGTCTGCAGTTTGGAATGTTACAAGCTGATCAACCACAGAATT CAGTGTTGTTGGAGACTGTGTTTGGAGAGTATGCTCGCTACCTGCACTCTATAGGTTTCTCCCGGGCAATGCGTCACTACTGCAGTATGGCTGGTCCCACAGGAGATAAACTGTTAGACCAATACATCACAAGTACTTCTTCACACAAACTCAGTTAA